The Bremerella cremea genome window below encodes:
- a CDS encoding carboxylate-amine ligase: MLADPVHPESKKIPLFEAFGVELEYMIVHENSLDVAPIADQLLRDEEGNPSEEIERDDIAWSNELALHVVELKTNGPVAQLTGLANRFQANVADINQQLGKIGARLMPSAMHPWMSPDQEMKLWPHGYNEVYEAFNAIFDCRGHGWANLQSCHLNLPFANDDEFGRLHAAIRVLLPILPALTASSPVSERQMTPELDHRLETYRHNADRIPQVAGNVIPEAVFTQADYEQKILQPIYDAMSPFDQAGVLRHEWANSRGAIARFQRNTIEIRVMDVQEQPAADLAICQLVVSVLEALTEERWASFRQLKKADTLRLRDILLNVVDDADETVIVDPGYLELFGWTKGTCTAGKLWRHLAEQFPLQEKPTAAALEVILDEGPLARRIVTALSGNLSGKLLPVYRELCDCLQAGRSFKPSEVKS, from the coding sequence ATGTTAGCCGACCCTGTCCATCCCGAAAGCAAGAAGATTCCTTTGTTCGAAGCATTTGGCGTCGAACTGGAATACATGATCGTTCACGAGAACTCGCTCGACGTCGCTCCGATCGCCGATCAGCTTCTTCGTGATGAAGAGGGAAACCCGAGCGAGGAAATCGAACGGGACGACATCGCTTGGTCGAATGAACTGGCCTTGCATGTGGTTGAGTTGAAGACCAATGGCCCCGTAGCTCAGCTAACCGGCTTGGCCAATCGCTTTCAAGCGAACGTTGCCGACATCAACCAGCAGTTGGGAAAGATTGGTGCCCGGCTAATGCCCAGCGCGATGCACCCTTGGATGTCGCCTGACCAGGAGATGAAGTTGTGGCCACACGGTTACAACGAAGTGTACGAAGCGTTCAATGCGATTTTCGACTGTCGTGGCCATGGTTGGGCGAATCTGCAAAGTTGTCATCTGAATCTTCCCTTCGCCAACGATGACGAGTTCGGGCGATTGCACGCCGCGATTCGTGTATTGCTGCCGATTTTGCCAGCGCTAACCGCTAGTAGCCCGGTCAGCGAACGACAGATGACGCCAGAGCTCGATCACCGCCTAGAGACTTATCGACACAATGCCGATCGTATTCCTCAGGTCGCCGGCAATGTGATCCCGGAAGCGGTTTTCACCCAGGCCGATTACGAACAAAAAATCCTGCAGCCGATTTACGACGCCATGTCGCCGTTCGACCAGGCAGGCGTGTTGCGGCATGAATGGGCCAACAGTCGCGGTGCGATTGCTCGCTTTCAACGTAATACCATCGAAATTCGTGTCATGGATGTGCAGGAGCAGCCAGCCGCTGACTTGGCGATTTGCCAGCTTGTGGTTTCTGTCTTAGAGGCACTAACGGAAGAGCGTTGGGCGTCGTTTCGACAGCTCAAAAAGGCGGACACGCTACGGCTTCGCGACATCTTGCTCAATGTGGTCGATGATGCAGACGAAACCGTAATCGTAGACCCTGGTTACCTGGAACTGTTTGGCTGGACCAAGGGGACCTGTACAGCCGGTAAGCTGTGGCGTCATCTGGCCGAACAATTTCCCTTGCAAGAAAAGCCAACGGCTGCAGCGTTAGAAGTGATTCTTGACGAAGGCCCCTTGGCTCGACGCATCGTCACGGCTTTAAGTGGCAACCTCAGTGGAAAACTACTGCCCGTTTATCGAGAGCTTTGCGACTGTTTGCAAGCCGGGCGTTCGTTTAAGCCTAGCGAAGTGAAGTCATAG
- a CDS encoding RimK family protein — translation MAILIVTDQTDRWPSDDPAVTVVDPKAYITQPQYSEMRGAKVFNLCQTYRYQSVGYYVSLLAEARGHRPVPSVGAMQDWKTRSIIRLITEDLDDLIQKSLAPIKSNKFTLSIYFGKNMAKRYDTLAWRLFNLFQAPLLRAKFMLEKDRWQLTGVGGISAADVPEAHWPFIVETALEHFSKRRSVAKVKKTRFDMAILRNPDDPEPPSDEVALQKFAKAAAQQGVSTEYISRDDYGRLAEFDALFIRDTTAVNHYTYRFARRAAAEGLVVIDDPTSILLCTNKVYLAELLARHKIPVPRTVVVHRENADQMAETLGFPCVLKRPDSAFSRGVVKVKDREELDLKLKEFFADSELIIAQEFLPTDFDWRIGVFDRTPIYACKYYMARGHWQIIRHDQPNRGRYGKLETLPVELAPRKAVQVALKAANLIGDGLYGVDVKESDGKFYVIEVNDNPNINAGCEDAVLKEELYRRMVSIFVKRIEQKKAGVE, via the coding sequence ATGGCCATTTTGATTGTGACCGACCAAACCGACCGCTGGCCCAGCGATGACCCGGCCGTAACGGTAGTCGATCCGAAAGCGTATATTACCCAGCCGCAGTACAGCGAGATGCGGGGGGCCAAGGTGTTTAACCTTTGCCAGACGTACCGTTATCAAAGCGTGGGGTATTATGTCTCGTTATTGGCAGAAGCCCGCGGGCATCGACCGGTACCAAGTGTCGGGGCAATGCAAGATTGGAAAACCCGCAGTATTATTCGCCTCATTACGGAAGACCTCGACGACCTAATTCAGAAGTCGCTGGCCCCGATCAAGTCGAACAAGTTCACGCTCAGTATCTACTTCGGTAAGAACATGGCCAAGCGGTACGATACGCTCGCCTGGCGGTTGTTCAACCTGTTTCAGGCTCCCTTGTTGCGGGCCAAGTTTATGCTGGAAAAAGATCGCTGGCAGTTAACCGGTGTCGGTGGTATTTCTGCAGCGGATGTCCCTGAGGCTCACTGGCCCTTTATCGTCGAAACCGCTTTAGAGCACTTCTCGAAGCGACGGAGCGTGGCCAAGGTTAAGAAAACCCGCTTCGACATGGCCATCCTGCGCAATCCAGACGACCCAGAGCCACCTTCCGACGAGGTCGCTTTGCAGAAGTTTGCCAAGGCCGCTGCCCAGCAAGGGGTGTCGACCGAATACATCTCGCGTGACGATTACGGTCGCTTAGCCGAGTTCGATGCGTTGTTTATTCGCGATACAACGGCCGTCAATCACTATACCTATCGCTTCGCCCGGCGGGCTGCTGCCGAAGGGCTGGTGGTAATCGACGATCCGACGTCCATTTTGCTGTGTACCAACAAGGTCTACCTGGCCGAACTGCTTGCTCGCCATAAGATACCGGTGCCTCGTACGGTGGTCGTGCATCGTGAAAACGCGGATCAAATGGCCGAGACTCTCGGTTTTCCCTGCGTGCTGAAGCGCCCAGACAGTGCCTTCTCGCGCGGAGTGGTGAAGGTGAAAGATCGGGAAGAGCTTGATCTAAAGTTGAAAGAGTTCTTCGCCGATTCGGAATTGATCATCGCCCAAGAGTTTCTGCCAACCGATTTCGACTGGCGGATCGGTGTTTTCGACCGGACACCGATCTACGCGTGCAAGTATTACATGGCTCGCGGGCACTGGCAGATCATTCGCCACGATCAACCGAATCGAGGTCGCTATGGCAAACTGGAAACACTGCCGGTCGAATTGGCGCCAAGAAAAGCGGTTCAGGTTGCCCTTAAGGCGGCCAACCTTATTGGCGACGGCTTGTACGGCGTGGACGTGAAGGAATCGGATGGAAAGTTCTATGTCATCGAAGTCAACGACAATCCTAATATCAACGCCGGTTGCGAGGATGCGGTTTTGAAAGAGGAACTGTATCGCCGCATGGTTTCGATTTTCGTGAAACGAATCGAGCAAAAGAAGGCCGGCGTCGAATAA
- a CDS encoding prepilin peptidase, with the protein MPRKSSRLIWLRYAIVAAFCLGFGTLLAWPAFEAIWTASADDDFASRQNRLDQIQWIQTVLIAGFLYTWFFFFGATVGSFLNVVIWRMPRGETVVTRPSRCPWCSTNLKWNDNIPVLGWLMLGGRCRTCRLPISPRYPIVEAIMGGIFLLLLQFELLTGGGNLPGVVAVHLNYSRAMLELQFGLIGLYLFHCFLFCLLLCWSLIAWDRQRMPLTLALLGFGVGFVGPLIWPALLPVRSGFESIGNFDDPERFSVFLTLLIGMAEGALLGLAMRCFVPSTDADGSSGRWGVPTMMFAVGLFFGWQAAATIAAGALLLAIIISPLLKARGRHDMAGGLELSILTASLIHLLSWQFWNPFFPPHPLATWGILLGIILFLGLVLRKITWRPSVDLQRFRRTSEVPGNESPNLQLLASPGTIPENNR; encoded by the coding sequence ATGCCTCGGAAAAGCTCGCGACTCATCTGGCTTCGCTACGCGATCGTTGCAGCATTTTGCCTTGGCTTTGGGACTTTGCTGGCTTGGCCTGCTTTCGAGGCAATTTGGACGGCCAGCGCGGACGACGATTTTGCCAGCCGCCAAAACCGACTCGATCAAATCCAGTGGATTCAAACGGTCCTGATCGCAGGCTTTCTGTACACTTGGTTTTTCTTCTTTGGAGCGACGGTCGGCAGTTTTCTGAATGTGGTAATCTGGCGAATGCCCCGGGGCGAAACCGTGGTTACTCGACCATCTCGTTGCCCTTGGTGCAGCACCAATTTGAAATGGAACGACAACATTCCGGTCCTTGGCTGGCTGATGCTGGGTGGCCGTTGTCGGACTTGCCGTTTGCCGATTTCGCCTCGGTACCCCATTGTCGAAGCGATCATGGGAGGCATTTTCCTGCTGCTCTTGCAGTTCGAGCTGTTAACCGGTGGCGGCAATCTTCCAGGGGTCGTGGCCGTTCATTTGAACTACTCCCGAGCCATGCTGGAACTTCAATTCGGGCTGATCGGGCTCTATCTTTTCCACTGCTTTTTGTTTTGCCTGCTGCTGTGCTGGAGCTTGATTGCCTGGGATCGGCAGCGCATGCCCCTCACCTTGGCCCTGCTGGGGTTTGGAGTCGGGTTTGTCGGTCCACTGATTTGGCCAGCCCTCTTGCCGGTTCGCTCCGGATTTGAATCGATCGGCAACTTTGACGACCCTGAGCGATTCTCTGTCTTCCTCACCCTGCTGATCGGGATGGCAGAAGGAGCCCTGCTCGGCCTGGCAATGCGTTGTTTTGTACCGTCCACAGATGCAGATGGTTCCTCGGGGCGCTGGGGCGTCCCCACCATGATGTTCGCTGTCGGCTTGTTTTTTGGCTGGCAAGCAGCCGCCACCATTGCAGCAGGAGCTTTGCTGCTGGCGATTATCATTTCCCCCTTACTCAAAGCGCGTGGCCGCCACGACATGGCTGGGGGCTTAGAACTGTCGATTTTGACGGCCAGCTTAATCCATCTTTTGTCTTGGCAGTTCTGGAATCCGTTTTTTCCCCCCCACCCCCTGGCAACTTGGGGCATCCTGCTGGGGATAATCCTTTTCCTAGGCTTGGTATTACGCAAAATAACCTGGCGCCCCTCGGTCGACCTGCAGCGGTTCCGGAGAACCTCAGAAGTCCCTGGGAACGAGTCGCCCAATCTGCAACTCCTTGCCTCACCCGGGACAATCCCAGAGAATAACCGATAG
- a CDS encoding 6-pyruvoyl trahydropterin synthase family protein has product MSLNIMRRIKFCAGHRLHKHGGKCEFFHGHNYVADFHVTGDHVDDVGRVIDFAELKRLFKGWIDEHWDHAFLLNEADENGIHALKQVVPCKMYILPANPTAEGMATYLLESVCPKLLKGTGVTCVKVAIWETEDSFAEASIDTPSRVQEQEEWSEPMVS; this is encoded by the coding sequence ATGAGCCTAAATATCATGCGGCGCATCAAGTTTTGCGCCGGGCACCGACTACATAAACATGGCGGGAAATGCGAGTTTTTCCATGGCCATAACTACGTGGCCGACTTCCACGTCACCGGCGACCATGTCGACGACGTGGGGCGTGTGATCGATTTCGCCGAGCTGAAACGCCTGTTCAAAGGGTGGATCGACGAACACTGGGACCATGCGTTTCTGCTGAACGAAGCAGACGAGAACGGCATTCATGCGTTGAAACAGGTGGTTCCCTGCAAGATGTACATCCTGCCGGCCAACCCAACCGCCGAAGGGATGGCCACCTACTTGCTGGAATCGGTCTGCCCGAAGCTGCTTAAGGGAACCGGTGTGACCTGTGTGAAGGTGGCTATCTGGGAAACGGAAGACAGCTTCGCAGAAGCTAGCATCGATACGCCTAGCCGTGTCCAAGAGCAAGAGGAATGGTCGGAACCGATGGTTTCGTAA
- the mog gene encoding molybdopterin adenylyltransferase, whose translation MPESIAKIGIVTVSDRASRGEYEDRGGPAIRQYLEEVLTSPWNGIAKVIPDERDMLTQTLISLADDVGCCLIITTGGTGPAKRDLTPDVTEQVCDRMMPGFGELMRKVSLEKVPTAILSRQTAGLRGSSLIVNLPGQPKAIAECLDAVFPAIPYCIDLMEGPYLTTDPARIEAFRPKKK comes from the coding sequence ATGCCTGAAAGCATAGCCAAGATTGGCATCGTCACCGTTTCGGATCGAGCCTCGCGTGGCGAGTACGAAGATCGCGGCGGCCCAGCGATTCGGCAATATCTGGAAGAAGTGCTGACGTCTCCCTGGAATGGCATCGCTAAAGTCATTCCCGACGAAAGGGACATGCTGACGCAGACCTTGATCAGCTTGGCCGATGATGTGGGCTGCTGCTTGATCATCACCACCGGCGGCACCGGCCCCGCCAAGCGGGACCTGACGCCCGACGTGACCGAGCAAGTTTGCGATCGGATGATGCCAGGTTTCGGCGAGCTAATGCGGAAGGTCAGCCTAGAGAAAGTTCCCACCGCGATCCTTTCGCGTCAAACGGCCGGCCTGCGTGGCAGTTCGCTGATCGTCAATCTGCCGGGGCAACCGAAGGCAATTGCCGAATGCCTGGACGCTGTCTTCCCGGCGATCCCTTACTGTATCGACTTGATGGAAGGCCCTTATCTCACCACCGATCCCGCCCGGATCGAAGCCTTTCGGCCCAAGAAGAAGTAG
- a CDS encoding dihydroxy-acid dehydratase: MDRPLNWNSRNLTQGWQRGVTAFYYGLHFQEEDFHKPQVGIGVPLLEGNLCNVHAYRLASLIKEGLAKEGLIGFPFGTPAVSDNITQGQEGGNASLPSRNMIANAAECVTSAHGYDFLIGMHNCDKNGPGFAMALARLNYPGLIINGGSIKPGCHRGQDTSILDVYDSQAAASVGAMTHEEANEILRTACPGPGGCGIAASFNTWGIALEAMGLTPPYSSSNPADDPSKIAECQNIGSMVKRLLAEDIRPRDIVTRASMINATRAVAAMGGSTNGVLHLLALAREAEVDFHLQDIQTICRETPVLCSFAPRGKRTMFDLFKLGGTPIFLKYLLQQGMLQGDCITVTGKTMAENLADVPDVSWDQDLIVPVEKPFKPYADMQICFGNLAPGGIVFKVSSMKEPTFRGKAICFDDARKIAEAVERDEIQPGTVIVLRYLGPVASGMPEVLVATAALAVPKLDGKVAFISDTRVSGVSHGAIGVHCAPEAAVGGPIALVEDGDEISFDLVNGNLSLHVDDAILAERRRKWTAPEIPRTRGYLADFSATVSQANHGCVSRAFLPVED, translated from the coding sequence ATGGACCGACCACTCAACTGGAATAGTCGTAACCTGACCCAAGGCTGGCAACGCGGTGTCACTGCGTTTTACTACGGTTTGCACTTCCAAGAGGAAGATTTTCACAAGCCGCAAGTTGGGATTGGGGTGCCTTTGCTGGAAGGCAATCTCTGTAACGTGCATGCTTATCGGCTGGCTTCTTTAATTAAAGAAGGTCTGGCGAAGGAAGGGCTGATTGGCTTTCCTTTCGGCACCCCCGCTGTCAGCGATAACATTACCCAGGGGCAAGAAGGGGGCAATGCCAGCTTGCCATCGCGGAATATGATTGCCAACGCCGCCGAATGTGTAACCAGCGCGCACGGCTACGATTTTCTGATTGGCATGCACAACTGCGATAAGAATGGTCCTGGTTTTGCCATGGCTTTAGCGCGGCTGAACTATCCTGGGCTGATCATCAATGGCGGTAGCATTAAGCCAGGTTGTCATCGCGGGCAAGATACTTCGATCTTGGATGTGTACGATTCGCAAGCCGCAGCTAGTGTGGGGGCGATGACGCATGAAGAGGCGAATGAAATCTTGCGAACCGCTTGCCCAGGGCCAGGCGGATGTGGCATCGCTGCTTCCTTCAACACTTGGGGCATTGCCTTGGAAGCGATGGGGCTAACGCCTCCTTATTCTAGTTCCAATCCGGCGGACGATCCCTCGAAGATTGCGGAATGCCAAAACATCGGATCGATGGTCAAACGACTTCTCGCCGAGGATATCCGGCCGCGAGATATCGTGACGCGTGCTTCGATGATCAATGCAACGCGAGCCGTCGCGGCGATGGGGGGATCGACCAACGGAGTGCTGCATTTATTAGCGTTGGCACGGGAAGCGGAAGTCGATTTCCATTTACAAGATATCCAAACGATCTGTCGCGAAACGCCTGTGCTGTGCAGCTTTGCACCACGCGGGAAACGAACAATGTTCGATTTGTTCAAGTTGGGTGGCACCCCGATATTCCTGAAGTATCTGTTGCAGCAAGGGATGCTCCAAGGAGATTGCATCACGGTAACCGGCAAGACAATGGCCGAAAATCTGGCAGACGTGCCGGATGTTTCTTGGGATCAAGATTTGATCGTGCCGGTTGAGAAACCCTTCAAGCCGTATGCCGATATGCAGATTTGTTTCGGCAACCTGGCTCCCGGCGGAATTGTGTTTAAAGTGTCGAGTATGAAGGAGCCGACCTTCCGCGGAAAAGCGATCTGCTTCGACGACGCGCGAAAGATTGCCGAAGCGGTAGAGCGAGACGAGATCCAGCCTGGCACGGTAATTGTTTTGCGCTATCTGGGGCCGGTCGCTTCTGGCATGCCGGAGGTATTGGTCGCAACCGCCGCTCTGGCAGTGCCAAAGCTTGACGGCAAAGTGGCTTTCATTTCTGACACACGTGTCTCAGGCGTTTCGCACGGAGCGATCGGTGTGCATTGTGCACCGGAAGCTGCCGTTGGTGGACCGATTGCCTTGGTGGAAGACGGCGACGAAATCTCTTTCGACTTGGTCAACGGCAACTTGTCCTTACACGTCGACGACGCCATCTTGGCTGAACGCCGCCGTAAGTGGACCGCGCCTGAGATCCCGCGCACGAGAGGCTATCTGGCTGACTTCTCGGCTACCGTATCGCAAGCCAACCATGGCTGCGTTAGTCGAGCTTTTCTGCCGGTCGAGGATTAA
- a CDS encoding Hsp20/alpha crystallin family protein → MVRPQTQSESKSHPLTNWHSEMDNLFESFFRPVRQSASGAWLPAMNISESENAYQIDLELPGLNAEDVNVELHDGKLTISGERKAEEQSEDRRYHRVEHVYGKFERVLKLGTPVDEENVTASFKNGVLMVSIPKSEHAKPRKIEVTPS, encoded by the coding sequence ATGGTACGTCCACAAACACAATCCGAATCGAAGTCGCATCCCCTGACCAACTGGCACAGCGAGATGGACAACCTTTTCGAGTCGTTCTTCCGCCCGGTGCGGCAAAGTGCTTCCGGTGCTTGGCTGCCGGCGATGAACATCTCGGAATCGGAAAATGCCTATCAGATCGATTTAGAGCTTCCCGGTCTGAACGCCGAAGATGTCAATGTCGAACTTCATGACGGCAAGCTGACGATCTCTGGCGAACGTAAGGCGGAAGAACAATCGGAAGATCGTCGTTATCATCGCGTTGAGCATGTCTACGGCAAGTTTGAACGCGTGTTGAAGCTGGGGACTCCGGTCGACGAAGAGAACGTCACTGCCAGCTTTAAGAATGGTGTCTTGATGGTTTCGATTCCGAAGTCTGAACACGCCAAGCCACGCAAGATTGAAGTCACTCCTAGCTGA
- a CDS encoding DUF1559 domain-containing protein, with amino-acid sequence MVIAIIGILIALLLPAVQQAREAARRMSCSNQVKQVGLAIHNFHDTYNHFPYAMRDAIDADSTSTYESGWVSILPFLEQDAVAQRWDPEEKRNSTNDTDGDGWTNAMLQQEIIPTYLCPTMVMPNGELLENRAPSSYQFCSGTPDTSLFQYAKYYNVPEPAYDGAIIPIKLKDNESPNHRAPTKFRDITDGTSNTFMVGETDFMPQGVPSTSYGAVWAYGYLYGWGSAYYPLNKHNHTSSVNGGFRSQHPGGVMFGLVDGSVRFVAETIDNDIYQAISTRAGGEVAQLP; translated from the coding sequence GTGGTGATCGCCATCATCGGAATTTTGATCGCCCTGCTCCTCCCTGCCGTCCAACAGGCCCGCGAAGCGGCTCGCCGGATGAGTTGCTCGAATCAAGTCAAACAAGTTGGATTGGCAATACATAACTTCCACGATACCTACAACCACTTTCCCTACGCGATGAGAGATGCAATTGACGCCGATAGCACTTCGACCTACGAAAGTGGCTGGGTGTCAATCCTTCCCTTCCTGGAACAAGATGCCGTTGCGCAGCGCTGGGATCCAGAAGAAAAACGAAACAGCACGAACGATACCGATGGCGATGGCTGGACAAATGCGATGCTCCAGCAAGAGATCATCCCGACATACCTTTGCCCTACCATGGTAATGCCAAATGGTGAGCTACTAGAAAACCGAGCACCAAGCAGTTATCAATTTTGCTCAGGCACCCCTGATACTTCCTTGTTTCAATACGCCAAATACTACAACGTACCAGAACCAGCTTATGACGGTGCCATTATCCCTATAAAACTAAAGGATAATGAAAGCCCCAATCATCGCGCCCCTACCAAATTCCGCGACATCACCGATGGAACTTCAAACACATTCATGGTCGGCGAGACAGATTTCATGCCCCAGGGTGTTCCCTCTACTAGCTATGGTGCAGTTTGGGCATACGGTTATTTGTATGGCTGGGGTTCCGCATATTACCCGCTGAACAAGCATAACCACACCTCAAGTGTTAATGGCGGATTCCGCAGCCAGCATCCAGGTGGCGTGATGTTTGGTTTGGTTGATGGTTCAGTGCGGTTTGTTGCTGAAACCATCGATAACGACATCTACCAAGCAATCAGCACCCGAGCAGGTGGCGAAGTTGCCCAACTCCCCTAA
- a CDS encoding DUF1552 domain-containing protein, producing MLNQFSRREFLQKTGISFAAANLLMGLPSLGWASEVKPKKRLVFIFSPNGVIPDHFWPKNVGADFDFQRILKPLEPFRNQTMTIKGVGNLIKGDGDGHMRGMGCLLTGIELFPGDVQGGSDTPAGWAMGISIDQYLKNQLQANAASQTRFGSLEFGVMVPDRADTWTRWSYAGPNQPVAPIDDPYQMFDKMYGQAKNREMLASVLDDLTDDFKKVEKLISVEDRQLLDSHVEMVRKVELELQAELASKDQRAELDHAIPELPPNVREDNDNIPQITKMQIELMVNGFVADMNRVASLQITNSVGQPKMKWLGIDEGHHGLSHEPDSNEDAYEKLIKINTWYCEQVAYLAKRLADTPEPGANGSMLDHTTIVWTNELGKGNSHTHNDIPFVLVGGGLGFKMGQAIDYKKVPHNRLLMSMCEAMGYPLKSFGNPDYCGEGALTGLT from the coding sequence ATGCTCAACCAATTCTCACGACGTGAGTTTTTGCAAAAGACGGGCATCAGTTTTGCCGCCGCAAATTTACTGATGGGCCTGCCCAGCTTGGGGTGGGCATCTGAGGTGAAACCCAAGAAGCGTTTGGTCTTCATCTTCAGCCCGAACGGTGTGATTCCGGATCACTTCTGGCCAAAGAACGTGGGCGCGGACTTCGACTTCCAGCGTATTCTTAAACCGCTAGAACCGTTCCGCAATCAAACGATGACCATCAAGGGGGTCGGCAACCTAATTAAAGGGGACGGCGACGGGCACATGCGTGGCATGGGCTGCTTGCTGACCGGGATCGAGCTGTTTCCTGGTGACGTACAAGGTGGTTCCGATACGCCAGCTGGTTGGGCCATGGGCATTTCCATTGACCAATACCTTAAAAACCAGTTGCAAGCCAACGCTGCTAGCCAAACCCGCTTCGGCTCGCTTGAGTTCGGCGTGATGGTGCCAGATCGGGCCGATACCTGGACGCGCTGGTCGTACGCCGGGCCCAATCAGCCGGTCGCTCCGATCGACGACCCCTATCAGATGTTCGATAAGATGTATGGTCAGGCCAAGAATCGCGAAATGCTGGCCAGCGTGCTCGACGACTTGACCGACGATTTTAAGAAGGTCGAAAAACTGATCAGCGTCGAAGATCGCCAGCTCCTCGATTCGCATGTGGAAATGGTGCGGAAGGTCGAACTGGAACTGCAGGCCGAATTGGCGAGCAAAGATCAACGGGCCGAGCTTGATCATGCCATTCCAGAGCTGCCGCCGAATGTGCGTGAAGATAACGACAACATTCCGCAGATTACCAAAATGCAGATCGAGCTGATGGTCAACGGCTTTGTGGCCGACATGAACCGCGTCGCTTCGCTGCAAATCACCAACAGCGTCGGACAGCCCAAGATGAAGTGGTTGGGAATCGACGAAGGGCACCATGGCCTATCGCACGAGCCGGACAGTAACGAGGACGCATACGAGAAGCTGATCAAGATCAACACTTGGTACTGCGAACAAGTCGCCTACCTGGCCAAACGCCTGGCGGACACGCCAGAGCCGGGGGCCAACGGCAGTATGCTCGATCACACCACCATCGTCTGGACCAACGAGCTAGGCAAGGGGAACTCTCACACCCACAACGATATCCCGTTTGTGCTAGTGGGTGGCGGCCTCGGCTTCAAGATGGGCCAGGCCATAGATTACAAGAAGGTGCCCCACAACCGCTTGCTAATGAGCATGTGCGAAGCTATGGGCTACCCTTTGAAGTCTTTTGGCAATCCTGACTACTGCGGCGAGGGGGCCCTGACCGGTTTGACCTAG